One genomic window of Vicugna pacos chromosome 18, VicPac4, whole genome shotgun sequence includes the following:
- the MEPCE gene encoding 7SK snRNA methylphosphate capping enzyme isoform X2 has translation MVGLDIDARLIHSARQNIRHYLSEELRLPPQTSEGDPGAESEEGTTTIRKRSCFPASLSASRGPIAAPQVPLDGADTSVFPNNVVFVTGNYVLDRDELVEAQTPEYDVVLCLSLTKWVHLNWGDEGLKRMFRRIYRHLRPGGILVLEPQPWSSYGKRKTLTETIYKNYYRIQLKPEQFSSYLTSPEVGFSSYELVATPHNTSKGFQRPVYLFHKARSPSH, from the exons ATGGTGGGTCTGGATATTGATGCCCGGCTCATCCACTCTGCCCGCCAAAACATCCGACACTACCTGTCCGAAGAGCTGCGTCTGCCACCCCAGACTTCTGAAGGGGACCCAGGAGCAGAGAGTGAGGAAGGGACCACAACCATCCGAAAGAGGAGCTGCTTCCCAGCCTCACTGTCAGCCAGTCGGGGTCCCATTGCTGCACCCCAAGTGCCCTTGGATGGAGCTGACACATCCGTCTTCCCCAACAATGTTGTCTTCGTCACG GGTAACTATGTGCTGGATCGAGATGAGCTGGTGGAGGCCCAAACACCCGAGTACGATGTGGTGCTCTGCCTCAGCCTCACCAAGTGGGTGCATCTGAACTGGGGAGACGAGGGGCTGAAGCGTATGTTTCGCCGGATCTACCGGCACTTACGTCCTGGGGGCATCCTGGTCCTGGAGCCCCAGCCTTGGTCATCTTACGGCAAGAGAAAGACCCTTACG GAAACAATCTACAAGAACTACTATCGAATCCAGCTGAAGCCAGAGCAGTTCAGTTCCTACCTGACATCCCCAGAGGTGGGCTTCTCCAGCTATGAGCTTGTGGCCACACCCCACAACACCTCCAAAG GCTTCCAGCGTCCTGTGTATCTGTTCCACAAGGCCCGTTCCCCCAGCCACTAA
- the LOC107035055 gene encoding paired immunoglobulin-like type 2 receptor alpha — protein MLLAPLLPLLLLLLLPLASPQAGRWAEPSPHSDFGMNQPKRLSAPEGGSIHIPFSFYYPWDLDKVPNVRIFWRWKHFHAEFIYITTPPFTHEKFKNRLVLNWTEGWKNGSLQIRNLRMEDEAVYFCRVELNTRQNGKKVWQSIKGTQLFIIPATTTTTAAAATTTTTITVGLGDSEGKQSSESWPLSMGATAGLALAGAVLITLIVGLIVYFTCKRSKGLQTKARTPARGSFQNMEEKYENTGNKVQHTNPKLDPKDDGICYASLTLSSLTSPAAPTWPPPHRGPQEETVYSALKA, from the exons ATGCTTCTGGCCCCGctgctgcccctgctgctgctgctgctgctgccgctggcATCTCCGCAGGCTG GTCGCTGGGCAGAACCCAGTCCACACTCTGACTTTGGAATGAACCAACCAAAGAGACTCTCAGCCCCCGAGGGCGGCTCCATCcacatccccttctccttctATTACCCCTGGGACTTAGACAAGGTTCCCAACGTGAGGATATTCTGGAGATGGAAACACTTCCATGCGGAGTTCATCTACATCACAACCCCGCCTTTCACTCATGAGAAATTCAAGAACCGGCTCGTCCTGAACTGGACAGAGGGTTGGAAGAACGGCTCCCTCCAGATCCGGAACCTGCGGATGGAGGACGAGGCGGTGTACTTCTGCCGGGTGGAGTTGAACACACGGCAAAATGGCAAGAAGGTGTGGCAGTCCATCAAGGGGACCCAACTCTTCATCATCCCGG CCACCACCACaaccactgccgccgccgccaccaccaccaccaccatcacagtTGGCCTCGGGGACTCAgaagggaaacagagttcagagtCTTGGCCTCTGAGTATGGGAGCTACAGCTGGGTTGGCACTGGCCGGTGCTGTGCTCATAACATTAATTGTGGGGCTGATTGTGTACTTCACGTGCAAAAGAAGCAAAG GTCTGCAGACTAAGGCCAGAACCCCAGCCAG GGGATCCTTCCAAAATATGGAGGAGAAATACGAGAACACTGGGAATAAAG tgCAACATACAAACCCCAAACTGGACCCCAAG GATGATGGCATATGCTATGCCTCCCTCACCCTCTCCAGCTTGACCTCACCGGCAGCACCTACCTGGCCCCCTCCCCATAGGGGCCCCCAGGAAGAGACCGTATACTCTGCCTTAAAGGCCTAA
- the ZCWPW1 gene encoding zinc finger CW-type PWWP domain protein 1 — MMTTLQSKEECGKGPKKTFAPPAQKLHSLMPCSLNSSKEEILGISSPEARPSLLQARLEKKEEKATTENGPGGGQEIKRKAQNNKKAEKKEKEKSSLTDAEFEEIVQIVLRKSLQECLETSCAQPTRCTQLDKEPGISSSVTDNDSADGERVVVPHILEISASKEGGVIPEIKTSKPGHPDPASSEKKFGRFSLSKRKKEAQYEKMEEAQSGHEHRQKDQLKKIVQGHSQIRDQQKREGSGFGQCLVWVQCSSPNCEKWRRLRGNIDPSVLPDNWSCDQNTDLEYNRCDIPEETWIGRESDVAYASYIPGSIIWAKQYGYPWWPGMVESDPDLGEYFLFASHLDSLPSKYHVTFFGETVSRAWIPVNMLKNFQELSLELAGLKKCRNKDCSQKLGAALMMAQEAEQISIQERVNLFGFWSRYSGSDDSGGGKDLMLSAANSSDSCLEKEEEESELEEEEEEEEQEKKDPTLPSPKPAKIQTKKPKARGAASGRDGTPQRKTVKRSLGNERAAPPVPMMERKEEHGNSEPQQPGPKKKFKAPQSRASVSHSSEGKEARIVPEGLTPPGPRGACLVMGKKGPGSQEPQPQEARSVPSDDEASSDLDLDQLMEDVGKEPEQGEELQHRDDTREFARAFFEE; from the exons ATGATGACAACCTTGCAGAGTAAAGAAG AATGTGGGAAGGGACCGAAGAAAACCTTTGCCCCACCTGCACAAAAATTGCATAGCCTGATGCCCTGTAGCCTTAACTCATCTAAGGAGGAGATCCTGGGGATCAGTTCCCCAGAGGCCAGGCCAAGCCTGCTACAGGCCAGgttagagaagaaagaggagaaagcaaCCACAGAAAATGGTCCAGGTGGTGgccaggaaataaaaagaaaggcccaaaacaacaagaaagcagagaagaaagaaaag GAAAAATCAAGTCTTACCGATGCAGAATTTGAAGAGATTGTCCAGATTGTGCTACGGAAGTCCCTCCAGGAGTGCCTGG AGACTTCCTGTGCCCAGCCTACAAGATGTACACAATTAGACAAGGAACCGGGAATCTCTTCTTCTGTTACTGATAATGATAGTGCTGATGG AGAAAGGGTAGTGGTACCTCATATTCTAGAGATTTCAGCCTCTAAGGAAGGTGGAGTAATCCCTGAGATAAAGACATCTAAGCCAGGCCATCCAGATCCTGCATCCTCTGAGAAGAAATTTGGTAGATTCTCCTtaagcaaaagaaagaaggaagctc AATATGAGAAAATGGAGGAAGCCCAAAGTGGACATGAGCACAGACAGAAAGACCAACTGAAGAAAATTGTTCAGGGTCATTCTCAGATCAGGGACCAACAAAAACGAGAGGGAAGTGGTTTTG GTCAGTGCCTAGTCTGGGTCCAGTGTTCCTCCCCAAACTGTGAGAAATGGAGGCGGCTACGTGGGAACATTGACCCCTCAGTGCTCCCAGATAATTGGTCCTGTGACCAGAATACAG ACTTGGAGTATAACCGCTGTGATATCCCTGAGGAGACCTGGATAGGGCGCGAGAGTGATGTGGCCTATGCCTCCTACATCCCAGGGTCCATCATCTGGGCCAAACAATATGGTTACCCCTG GTGGCCAGGCATGGTAGAATCTGATCCTGACTTAGGGgaatattttctttttgcctctcATCTTGATTCCCTGCCG TCCAAGTACCACGTGACATTTTTTGGAGAAACAGTCTCTCGTGCTTGGATCCCAGTGAATATGTTAAAGAACTTCCAGGAGCTGTCCCTGGAGCTAGCTGGATTG AAAAAGTGCAGGAATAAGGACTGCAGCCAGAAACTGGGGGCAGCCCTGATGATGGCTCAAGAGGCAGAGCAGATCAGTATTCAG GAGCGGGTTAACTTGTTTGGTTTCTGGAGCCGATACAGTGGATCTGACGATAGTGGGGGAGGAAAAG ACTTAATGCTGTCTGCAGCGAACAGCTCAGATTCCTGcttggagaaagaagaggaagagtcagagttggaggaggaggaggaagaagaggagcaagagaagaaa gATCCAACTTTGCCTAGTCCCAAGCCAGCCAAAATTCAGACAAAAAAACCCAAGGCAAGAG GTGCGGCAAGTGGACGAGATGGGACCCCACAAAGGAAGACAGTGAAGAGATCTCTGGGAAATGAACGTGCAGCTCCACCTGTCCCCAtgatggaaaggaaagaagagcaTGGGAATTCCGAACCTCAGCAGCCAG GCCCtaagaagaaatttaaagctCCCCAAAGCAGGGCCTCAGTAAGCCACTCATCTGAGGGAAAAGAAGCTAGAATAGTGCCAGAGGGCTTGACCCCACCAGGTCCTCGTGGGGCCTGTCTTGTGATGGGGAAAAAAGGGCCTGGATCTCAGGAGCCACAGCCTCAGGAGGCTAGAAGTGTCCCCTCTGACGATGAAGCCTCCAGTGACCTGGACCTGGACCAACTCATGGAGGATGTTGGAAAAGAGCCGGAGCAGGGGGAGGAGCTGCAGCACAGAGACGACACAAGGGAGTTCGCCAGGGCCTTCTTTGAGGAATAG
- the MEPCE gene encoding 7SK snRNA methylphosphate capping enzyme isoform X1, giving the protein MIEMAAEKEPFLVPAPPPPLKDESGGGGGPTVQPHREAASGELRGGTQRGPGPRAHSAGSPASGTGKESPGAASTPRFGQSQQQRGGGPQAQSHGEARLSDPHGRAAPPDVGEERRGGGGTELGPPAPPRPRNGYQPHRPPGGGGGKRRNSCNVGGGGGGFKHPAFKRRRRVNSDCDSVLPSNFLLGGNIFDPLNLNSLLDEEVSRALNAETPKSSPLPAKGRDPVEILIPKDITDPLSLNTCTDEAQVILASPLKTGRKRHRHRGQHHQQQQQQQQQQQQATGGTDSHSVLPTAPLTPSLHGEGTIQQQRHRGQNRDVPQPYELNTAINCRDEVVSPLPSALQGPSGSLSAPPAASVTSAPPSSSSRHRKRRRTSSKSEAGARGGGQGPKEKGRGSGGGRHQVHPLPAAGFKKQQRKFQYGNYCKYYGYRNPSCEDGRLRVLKPEWFRGRDVLDLGCNVGHLTLSIACKWGPSRMVGLDIDARLIHSARQNIRHYLSEELRLPPQTSEGDPGAESEEGTTTIRKRSCFPASLSASRGPIAAPQVPLDGADTSVFPNNVVFVTGNYVLDRDELVEAQTPEYDVVLCLSLTKWVHLNWGDEGLKRMFRRIYRHLRPGGILVLEPQPWSSYGKRKTLTETIYKNYYRIQLKPEQFSSYLTSPEVGFSSYELVATPHNTSKGFQRPVYLFHKARSPSH; this is encoded by the exons ATGATCGAGATGGCGGCGGAGAAGGAGCCGTTTCTGGTGCCAGCCCCGCCGCCACCACTCAAAGATGAGTCGGGCGGAGGGGGCGGCCCCACGGTGCAGCCGCACCGAGAGGCCGCCTCCGGGGAGCTCCGCGGCGGGACGCAGCGTGGGCCGGGCCCGCGCGCGCACTCGGCTGGGTCCCCGGCTTCTGGGACTGGCAAGGAGAGCCCCGGGGCTGCATCCACCCCTCGGTTTGGCCAGTCGCAGCAGCAACGAGGGGGCGGCCCCCAGGCGCAGTCGCACGGGGAGGCCCGCTTGTCGGATCCCCACGGGCGAGCCGCTCCCCCGGACGTGGGGGAGGAGCGACGTGGAGGGGGCGGAACAGAACTGGGCCCCCCTGCCCCGCCTCGACCCCGTAATGGCTATCAGCCCCATCGACcccctgggggaggtggggggaagaggAGAAATAGCTGTAATGTagggggaggtggtggaggcTTCAAACATCCGGCCTTCAAGAGGCGCAGGCGGGTTAATTCGGACTGTGACTCTGTCTTACCTTCCAACTTCCTCCTGGGGGGCAATATCTTTGATCCACTGAACCTGAATAGCCTCCTGGATGAGGAAGTGAGCCGCGCACTCAATGCAGAGACCCCTAAGTCATCCCCACTTCCGGCCAAGGGGCGAGATCCAGTGGAGATCCTCATCCCCAAAGATATTACTGACCCTCTCAGTCTGAATACTTGCACTGATGAGGCCCAAGTAATTCTTGCTTCACCACTCAAGACTGGTCGGAAGCGGCATAGACACCGGGGACAgcaccaccagcagcagcagcagcagcaacagcagcagcagcaggcaaCTGGAGGGACCGATAGCCACTCCGTGCTGCCCACAGCCCccctcactccctcactccatggGGAGGGCACCATACAGCAGCAGCGGCATAGGGGCCAGAACCGGGACGTCCCCCAACCCTATGAACTCAACACAGCCATCAACTGCAGGGATGAGGTCGTGTCACCCCTTCCATCTGCCCTGCAGGGTCCCTCAGGCTCCCTTTCAGCCCCTCCAGCTGCCTCAGTTACCTCTGCACCCCCATCTTCCTCCTCACGACATCGCAAACGTCGCAGGACTTCCAGCAAGTCAGAGGCAGGGGCTCGGGGTGGAGGCCAGGGTCCCAAGGAAAAGGGCCGAGGGAGTGGGGGAGGCCGCCACCAGGTCCACCCACTGCCTGCAGCAGGTTTCAAAAAGCAACAGCGCAAGTTCCAGTATGGGAATTACTGCAAGTACTATGGGTACCGCAATCCTTCTTGTGAGGATGGTCGCCTTCGGGTGTTGAAACCTGAGTGGTTTCGGGGTCGGGACGTCCTAGATCTGGGCTGCAATGTGGGCCACCTGACCCTGAGCATTGCCTGTAAGTGGGGCCCATCCCGCATGGTGGGTCTGGATATTGATGCCCGGCTCATCCACTCTGCCCGCCAAAACATCCGACACTACCTGTCCGAAGAGCTGCGTCTGCCACCCCAGACTTCTGAAGGGGACCCAGGAGCAGAGAGTGAGGAAGGGACCACAACCATCCGAAAGAGGAGCTGCTTCCCAGCCTCACTGTCAGCCAGTCGGGGTCCCATTGCTGCACCCCAAGTGCCCTTGGATGGAGCTGACACATCCGTCTTCCCCAACAATGTTGTCTTCGTCACG GGTAACTATGTGCTGGATCGAGATGAGCTGGTGGAGGCCCAAACACCCGAGTACGATGTGGTGCTCTGCCTCAGCCTCACCAAGTGGGTGCATCTGAACTGGGGAGACGAGGGGCTGAAGCGTATGTTTCGCCGGATCTACCGGCACTTACGTCCTGGGGGCATCCTGGTCCTGGAGCCCCAGCCTTGGTCATCTTACGGCAAGAGAAAGACCCTTACG GAAACAATCTACAAGAACTACTATCGAATCCAGCTGAAGCCAGAGCAGTTCAGTTCCTACCTGACATCCCCAGAGGTGGGCTTCTCCAGCTATGAGCTTGTGGCCACACCCCACAACACCTCCAAAG GCTTCCAGCGTCCTGTGTATCTGTTCCACAAGGCCCGTTCCCCCAGCCACTAA